The DNA window GCGTCAGCCACGGTCCGCCGCACCAAGGTCTTTCCTGCTCCTGACGGGGCCAGCACAAGCAGCCAGAGCGCCGGATGGATCGGTGTCTTGTCATCGTGCCAGGAGACCGCGCAGCCGTTCTGCGAGAGCGCCGCGCCGATTACCGAGAGCGTGGCCGCCAGCCCGATCTCGGGCGGCATGTCCGTGCAGTCGCGTACCTGCCGGGTCACGACATCAAGAAATGTGCCGAGAGGAACCACAGCATCAAGAGGGGCAAGCCGCATCCCGGCTGCGGCAATGGCCGTCATGTAACTCTGCCCCTCTGGCGTTGAAAGCATCAGGCTCATGAGCCTGTCCCGCGCCTGGGGTGCGCGCGCGGTGGCTCGCTTCGTCGCTGCCTTCTTGGGGGTCGCGGCCTTGCTCATACGTGTTCCCCCAGACGCGCCATGTTGTCGATGTACTGCCCAAGCTCGCTTCGCTTGTCGTCGATCTGCTGACGCACCCAAAACTGGATTTCCTGCTTGATCCAGACCACCTTGCCGCCTGTTTTCCCGACGGTGCCCGAGATTTTGATTCCACGCGGGAACTCACCCCTGCGCGTCAGTCTGTGGATTGCCGTTCGCTTCAGACACACCAGTTGCTCGACCAACTGGCGCTCAATGAAGATCGGCTCCTCACCGGGAGGCATGACGAACTGCGGCTTCTCCGGTGCGTGCACTGCAAGGTTCTTTTTCATCAAATTTCTCCGAAAACAACAACGGTCATGCCGCCGCCAGGCGTGGTCCGGATAACCGGCCCATACCTGGATTGCGCAAGGTGTTGCAGAAGGGGTCTAAGGCGAGAAAGGGCGTGACGCAGCAAGCGGCAGGCGCAAGCCGCATGCATGGCTGCGCAGCCGGCCTACTCGCGCTGAGCGTCGGCGGTGGATGGCCTAGCAGGCAGACTGACGGGATCGACAGCTCGCATCAGATCCGCAACCCGCCAGCGGGTGAGACCGCCGATGCGCACCGGCTGCGGCAGCATGCCGGCGCCGACAGCGCGCCAGAACGTGGAGCGGCCCATCGACAGCATGTGCGCGCCTTCCACAGCAGTGACGAGAATCTTGTCAGCCATGGCATGCCTCCCAGCGCGACAGTCCCAACAGGGGAGTGGTCTGCTGCAGGGGAAGGTGCAGCGATCCTTGACCAGTCTTGAGCAGGAAAGAGGTTGTCATGCGTGCACCTCGTCCCAGTCGCGAACATGGTTGCAGCCCACGGCCTCCGCTTCGCCGTTCACGGTGTTCGACAGATCTCCTGCCTGATAGCTCAGGGTGGCGAGCACACCGGACAGATCGCCGAGCAGGCTTTGAAGGGCCCCGCTGACCTGCTTGCGCGCAGCGATGACGGCCCGTCGTGCCAGGTTTGCCGTCGCGGACAAGCTTTCCGCTTCGCTCTGCACGATGGCGTCGATCTCGCTGATGGTGCGGGCCAGGGTGTCGGCGTCACGGCCTTTGGGCTGCGGCGCCTCCCGGGGAATTCCGCCCCGTTCGATGCGAGCGTCCTGTGCCGTGAGTTCGGCCAGTGCATCGTTGGCCGCATCCCCTTCCGTGTCGTACCCGCTCCCGCCGCCGATCTCGTCCTGTAGCGAGTCCATCAAACGCCAGGCCCATTGCCCGGACGGCGCGCGGTACACGCTGGCGGTCAAGCCATCGCGCTTGATCTCGAAGTTATCGGAAAGGTTGGGGGATGGGATGTTGCTGCGGGCCGCCTGCTGGCTGGCCGAGGAAGACCCATTGCGGGCCTCGTGCGCTTGCGTCATGGTGAAGCTCCTTTGCTGACGGTATCGAACCGCCGCCCGCTTCCAAACGGGTGAGGCGGAACCTGGCGGGTTGGAAGACCGGGCAAAGGAACCGGCGAGCCTTGCGGCTCCCCGCCAGGCCCGCCCCAAGGGAGCTACCTGACGCGCAAAATAAAAGCCGCTAGGTGCTGTCTGGTCAGACAATCACGGCGCGGCCTCCTGTTTGCGCCTTTGCTACCGGGCTTCCAAACCCGTATCTCTTGCGAGACAGCGCAATTATCCGCGATTGTTCGGCGTTGTCAAAGTCGATGTCGAACGCCTGTAGGACGAGCGCCGAATTTGGTGTCAATCCTGCCCGCGCTTGTGAGCAGACTCACGATCATGGGCAGCCGCGAACCGGTAATCTCCCGCCAGCCAAGCCCTGTTTGGATAGCCACCTCTATCAGCTGACTCGACCCGCGTCACGGCGTGAATTTCAACTATGCCTCATCAGGGGCCGCCAGCGTCCAGACCCGCTTGAGTGGGATCAGCGCCCGCAGGTCCGCGTCGAGCTTGTCGTATACGCGCAGCAGTTCGTCAACTAGGTCGTCGGCGTCCCAGAGCCGGACGTGGAAGAACTGCTGTGTCTCGTCGCGGTCGATGCTGCTCTTAAACCCTCCCCAGCACACCAGCAGGCCGTGGGTGGCGCTGACTTTCTTCATCACGCCGCCCAGTGCGTCGAGCACCGTGCGTTCGATGGGGTTCTGCTGTGACTTGACCTGCACGCAGATTCGAGGCTCGGAGAACCCGAACGTGCCTGGCGCGGCCAGGATGTCGATGCCGCCATCCGGGCCCGGCGGGCTGATGTGGGTGCTGAAGCCCTGCGCGCGCAGGATGGCGCCGACCAGTTCGGCCATACCGTGGCCCTTAAACCGCGCCAGGACCAGCTTGGTGATCTGGTCGCGGGCTGATCGCTCGACATCGAAGTGCTCTTCGATCACGGGAGGCTGATCGCTCGACGCCGGCTTGTTCTTCTGGCCTGGCGTCGGCGCCACGGCTCCCGGTGCCTGTGCCTTCCAGCCTGCCTTGGCCATGGCGCGGACGCGCGCCTCGGCATCGTTGCGCGCCATTCGGCACACGGTCATAAAGGCGCCGAACGAGTACAGCAGGTCTTGGCTGAACGCCGACCGCGGCACGTCGGTGTTCAGCCACTTCACCTGGATGCTGTGGCGATAGGTCTGGTCGGCCTTGGCCTCGAAGGCGTAGCCCTTGGTGACCTCGCCGAACGCGATGGCGGGCTTGTGCTTGTGCGGCATCACCACCCAGTCGCCAGGCTGGATGTCGAAGACGAACGGCGCTATCTGGCTGGCCCAGTTGATCCGCGTCTTGGGCTTCTCGTCGGGGTACAGCTCGGTCAGC is part of the Thiomonas sp. X19 genome and encodes:
- a CDS encoding AlpA family transcriptional regulator, whose amino-acid sequence is MKKNLAVHAPEKPQFVMPPGEEPIFIERQLVEQLVCLKRTAIHRLTRRGEFPRGIKISGTVGKTGGKVVWIKQEIQFWVRQQIDDKRSELGQYIDNMARLGEHV
- a CDS encoding AlpA family transcriptional regulator — encoded protein: MADKILVTAVEGAHMLSMGRSTFWRAVGAGMLPQPVRIGGLTRWRVADLMRAVDPVSLPARPSTADAQRE
- a CDS encoding restriction endonuclease; its protein translation is MALWLIRAGKYGEHEQRFFADSACYLTWEGTEDRDLHQAKDYEGIKALLTELYPDEKPKTRINWASQIAPFVFDIQPGDWVVMPHKHKPAIAFGEVTKGYAFEAKADQTYRHSIQVKWLNTDVPRSAFSQDLLYSFGAFMTVCRMARNDAEARVRAMAKAGWKAQAPGAVAPTPGQKNKPASSDQPPVIEEHFDVERSARDQITKLVLARFKGHGMAELVGAILRAQGFSTHISPPGPDGGIDILAAPGTFGFSEPRICVQVKSQQNPIERTVLDALGGVMKKVSATHGLLVCWGGFKSSIDRDETQQFFHVRLWDADDLVDELLRVYDKLDADLRALIPLKRVWTLAAPDEA